Proteins from one Listeria innocua genomic window:
- a CDS encoding YpoC family protein: MAEFKYAVELTHPDFPAPDVIAEEYDPESIYVSGLPFWQEQQFFTKGEGVIPWKNETDRACRKLAKHMTNLAESMEADLKVHQKPSPVIVRDALGIFLSILFWSNHRPVQLDNLTEQIKTLETKPLNLEERLEYVLKRGNTFLGFRQLNELVLEQRKLIAKRE, translated from the coding sequence ATGGCTGAATTTAAATATGCAGTAGAATTAACCCATCCAGACTTTCCAGCGCCAGATGTAATTGCAGAAGAATATGATCCTGAATCAATTTACGTTAGTGGCTTACCATTTTGGCAAGAACAACAATTTTTCACAAAAGGAGAAGGAGTCATTCCTTGGAAAAATGAAACGGATCGAGCTTGCCGTAAATTAGCAAAACATATGACTAATTTAGCAGAAAGTATGGAAGCTGATTTAAAAGTACATCAAAAACCATCTCCGGTTATTGTAAGAGATGCGCTTGGTATTTTTCTATCTATTCTGTTTTGGAGTAATCATCGGCCAGTTCAATTAGATAATTTAACAGAGCAAATTAAAACGCTTGAGACGAAGCCACTTAATTTGGAGGAACGACTAGAATACGTGTTAAAACGCGGTAATACTTTCTTAGGATTTCGTCAGTTAAATGAATTAGTATTAGAACAGCGGAAATTAATTGCTAAAAGAGAATAA
- the nth gene encoding endonuclease III, whose protein sequence is MLSNKQTVLCIEEMAKMFPAAHCELIHKNTFELLVAVVLSAQCTDVLVNRVTASLFEKYHRPEDYLAVPLEELMDDIRSIGLYRNKAKNIQGLSAKILAEFNGEVPRTHAELESLPGVGRKTANVVLSVGFGIPAIAVDTHVERISKRLGICRWKDSVVEVEETLKRKLPKELWSDAHHYMIFFGRYHCKARNPECPTCPLLYLCREGKKQAKVRGFDG, encoded by the coding sequence TTGTTATCAAATAAACAAACCGTATTATGCATAGAAGAAATGGCGAAAATGTTTCCAGCAGCACATTGCGAACTAATCCATAAAAATACGTTTGAGTTACTGGTTGCAGTTGTATTATCCGCCCAGTGTACAGATGTTTTAGTCAATCGAGTGACAGCTTCACTTTTTGAAAAATATCACCGACCAGAAGATTATTTAGCTGTACCATTAGAAGAATTAATGGATGATATTCGTTCGATAGGTTTATACCGAAATAAAGCAAAAAATATTCAAGGCTTATCTGCAAAAATTCTCGCTGAATTTAACGGAGAAGTTCCTCGGACACATGCGGAACTAGAAAGCTTACCAGGTGTCGGTAGAAAAACAGCCAATGTTGTTTTATCAGTTGGCTTTGGCATCCCAGCAATCGCAGTTGATACGCATGTAGAGCGAATTAGTAAACGCCTTGGTATTTGTAGATGGAAAGATTCTGTTGTAGAAGTAGAAGAAACACTTAAACGAAAACTTCCAAAAGAACTATGGTCGGATGCGCACCATTACATGATTTTTTTCGGAAGATACCATTGTAAAGCAAGAAACCCAGAATGTCCGACATGCCCTTTACTTTATTTATGTAGAGAAGGAAAAAAACAAGCGAAAGTGAGGGGATTTGATGGCTGA
- a CDS encoding DnaD domain-containing protein, with protein sequence MDHKMLEKWMAEGQVTLPQVLVKNYAAIGLNENELVLLLQIQSFAAEAEFFPSMEMLTDRTTLRLEDTIKTMDSLLKKSVVAIEQSKDNSLMISEQYNLEPLWGKLVAFYENIEADNRQDLEVEQQTNLYSLFEAEFGRPLSPMEAEMLSAWVDQDRTSPDLIKEALKEAVISQKLNFRYIDRILLNWSKQGVKTIDDAKRVAEEFHQNGRTSQTINQSEVKKSAGSIPLYDWLEKRKG encoded by the coding sequence ATGGATCATAAAATGCTTGAGAAATGGATGGCTGAAGGGCAAGTAACTTTGCCACAAGTATTAGTGAAAAACTATGCAGCAATTGGCCTAAATGAAAATGAATTAGTACTTTTACTTCAAATACAATCATTTGCAGCAGAAGCAGAATTTTTTCCTTCGATGGAGATGTTAACAGATAGAACAACACTTCGACTGGAAGATACTATTAAAACAATGGATTCACTGCTTAAAAAAAGCGTGGTTGCTATTGAACAAAGTAAAGATAATTCATTAATGATTTCTGAACAATATAATTTAGAACCGCTTTGGGGCAAATTAGTCGCATTTTACGAAAATATCGAAGCGGATAATAGACAAGATCTGGAAGTGGAGCAACAAACGAATTTGTACAGTTTATTTGAAGCGGAATTTGGCAGACCGCTTTCGCCAATGGAGGCAGAAATGTTATCTGCATGGGTTGATCAAGATAGAACAAGTCCTGATTTAATCAAGGAGGCCCTTAAAGAAGCTGTTATTTCACAAAAACTAAATTTCCGCTATATTGATAGGATATTACTTAATTGGTCGAAACAAGGCGTTAAGACAATAGACGATGCCAAACGAGTAGCAGAAGAATTTCATCAAAACGGCCGAACTAGCCAAACGATTAATCAAAGCGAAGTCAAAAAAAGCGCAGGGTCGATTCCATTATACGACTGGCTCGAAAAAAGAAAAGGGTGA
- the asnS gene encoding asparagine--tRNA ligase — protein MKITINQASEFVGKEVTIGAWLANKRSSGKIAFLQLRDGTGFMQGVVVKAEVGDDMFATAKALTQETSLFVTGTINEDTRSPFGYEMAVSGVEVISESHDYPITPKEHGTEFLMDHRHLWLRSNRQHAIMKIRNEIIRASYEFFNKEGFLKIDPPILTGSAPEGTTELFHTKYFDEDAFLSQSGQLYMEAAAMAFGKVFSFGPTFRAEKSKTRRHLIEFWMIEPEMAFYKLEDSLQVQENYVAFLVKAVLDNCRLELDRLGRDVSHLEKMVAPFPRITYTEAIERLHELGFDDIVWGDDFGAPHETAIADSFEKPVFITHYPKAIKPFYMPEDPENDQVVLCADMIAPEGYGEIIGGSERIHDLETLQARMEDFDLDQEAYSWYLDLARYGSVPHSGFGLGLERTVAWISGTEHVRETIPFPRLLNRLYP, from the coding sequence GTGAAAATTACAATCAATCAAGCATCCGAATTTGTCGGAAAAGAAGTAACTATTGGAGCATGGCTTGCGAATAAGCGTTCAAGTGGGAAAATTGCTTTCTTACAATTACGTGATGGAACAGGATTTATGCAAGGCGTTGTCGTAAAAGCAGAAGTTGGCGACGATATGTTTGCCACTGCCAAAGCTTTAACACAAGAAACAAGCTTATTTGTAACAGGTACAATTAATGAAGATACACGTTCCCCATTTGGTTATGAAATGGCTGTATCTGGCGTAGAAGTAATTAGCGAATCGCATGACTATCCAATTACACCGAAAGAACACGGTACGGAATTTTTAATGGATCACCGTCATTTATGGTTACGTTCTAATCGTCAACACGCTATCATGAAAATCCGTAATGAAATTATCCGCGCTAGTTATGAATTTTTCAATAAAGAAGGATTCCTAAAAATTGATCCACCTATCTTAACTGGTAGTGCACCAGAAGGAACAACCGAACTATTCCATACGAAATATTTTGATGAAGATGCCTTTCTTTCTCAAAGTGGACAATTATATATGGAAGCAGCAGCAATGGCTTTCGGAAAAGTATTCTCATTCGGCCCGACTTTCCGTGCTGAAAAATCAAAAACACGTCGTCATTTAATTGAATTCTGGATGATTGAACCAGAAATGGCTTTTTACAAATTAGAAGATAGCTTACAAGTTCAAGAAAACTATGTGGCTTTCCTTGTAAAAGCAGTACTTGATAACTGTCGCTTGGAACTGGATCGCCTTGGACGTGATGTGAGTCATTTAGAAAAAATGGTTGCACCGTTCCCGCGTATTACTTATACAGAAGCAATTGAACGTTTACACGAATTAGGCTTTGATGACATTGTTTGGGGAGATGATTTCGGGGCACCGCATGAAACAGCGATTGCGGATAGCTTCGAAAAACCAGTGTTTATTACACATTATCCAAAAGCAATTAAACCATTTTATATGCCAGAAGATCCAGAAAACGATCAAGTTGTTTTATGTGCCGATATGATTGCTCCAGAAGGATACGGAGAAATTATTGGCGGATCTGAACGTATTCATGATTTAGAAACACTACAAGCTAGAATGGAAGATTTCGATTTAGACCAAGAAGCATATAGCTGGTATCTTGATTTAGCTCGTTACGGTTCTGTACCACACTCTGGTTTTGGACTTGGTTTAGAGCGTACGGTAGCTTGGATTTCCGGAACAGAACATGTTCGCGAAACAATTCCATTCCCACGCTTACTTAACCGTTTATATCCTTAA
- a CDS encoding pyridoxal phosphate-dependent aminotransferase produces the protein MDLPLSKRVKGVAPSPTLAITAKAKQMKQEGIDVIGLGAGEPDFNTPQNIIDAAIESMNKGFTKYTPSSGILELKQAIVDKLKKDQSLTYEANQIFVGTGAKHVLYSAFQTILDPGDEVIIPVPYWVTYPEQVKLAGGVPVFVETGFDADFKISATDFEHAITEKTKAIVLNSPNNPSGMCYTKDELAAIGAVAEKHQIYILSDEIYEKLYYGNKADLVSIASLSDRLYDLTIVINGVSKAYSMTGWRIGYAAANKEIIAGMSKLADHLTSNPTANAQYAALEAYVGSQEVPEKMYKAFEERMERFYPELSSIPGFKPKKPDGAFYFFIEVKEAAHKKGFQDVDAFVAALLEEAKVAVIPGSGFGMPDYIRLSYATNPDLFQEAINRIKSFMK, from the coding sequence ATGGACTTACCGTTGTCAAAACGTGTCAAAGGAGTTGCCCCGTCGCCAACACTCGCGATTACGGCAAAAGCAAAACAAATGAAACAAGAAGGAATTGATGTTATCGGATTAGGTGCTGGGGAACCAGATTTTAATACCCCGCAAAATATTATCGATGCAGCTATCGAGTCCATGAATAAGGGATTCACGAAATATACTCCTTCAAGCGGAATACTCGAACTTAAACAAGCAATTGTGGATAAGCTCAAAAAAGACCAGTCATTAACCTATGAAGCCAATCAGATTTTTGTAGGTACAGGGGCAAAACATGTATTATATTCTGCGTTTCAAACGATTTTGGATCCTGGCGATGAAGTCATTATTCCCGTTCCATACTGGGTTACTTACCCAGAACAAGTAAAATTAGCTGGCGGAGTTCCGGTATTTGTCGAAACTGGCTTTGATGCAGATTTCAAAATATCAGCAACTGATTTTGAACATGCTATCACTGAAAAAACAAAAGCAATTGTGTTGAATTCGCCCAACAATCCGTCTGGCATGTGCTATACAAAAGACGAATTAGCCGCAATTGGCGCAGTTGCTGAAAAACATCAGATTTACATTTTATCTGATGAAATCTATGAGAAATTATACTACGGAAACAAAGCGGATTTAGTTTCTATTGCTAGCTTAAGTGACCGTTTATATGATTTAACTATCGTAATTAATGGTGTATCCAAAGCTTATTCCATGACTGGATGGCGGATTGGTTACGCAGCTGCAAATAAAGAAATTATCGCTGGAATGAGTAAACTTGCAGATCATTTAACAAGTAACCCCACTGCGAATGCTCAGTATGCGGCGCTAGAAGCTTATGTTGGTAGTCAAGAAGTTCCAGAAAAAATGTACAAAGCTTTTGAAGAGAGAATGGAACGCTTTTATCCAGAACTAAGTAGTATTCCAGGATTTAAACCAAAAAAACCAGATGGCGCTTTTTATTTCTTTATTGAAGTAAAAGAAGCGGCACATAAAAAAGGTTTTCAGGATGTAGATGCCTTTGTAGCAGCTCTTTTAGAAGAAGCGAAAGTCGCAGTCATTCCAGGCTCAGGATTCGGAATGCCCGATTATATACGCCTTTCTTATGCAACAAATCCAGACTTATTCCAAGAAGCTATAAATCGAATCAAAAGTTTTATGAAATAG
- the dinG gene encoding ATP-dependent DNA helicase DinG, giving the protein MKKKRYIVVDLETTGNQASREDRIIQFAACFVESGKRLETYSTFLNPEKPIPAFIQELTGISPKDVKNAPLFEDVAPIIASLLEDTIFVAHNVSFDWTFLEREMTRAGISLGKMKKLDTVELARIMYPGIDSYKLQDLSDEFGLGHDKPHRADSDAEVTADLLLLLLDKLENLPLPIIRQMATISGSLKSYLPELLFEIEMKKERENKPLDPAFTEHRGLVIRKKEVKKPTYSRADLLEFPETDEAKMALFKKAGAPLYARSGQFEMMNLVFQAMKSGKHALIEAGTGIGKSLGYFLPAIYQAKQAELPVVISTYTNLLQAQLFEKDVPLLTKLTGFEVKASLLKGRDHYLNLFKFEQLLQEVDPQYDVVVTKLKLLVWLTETTTGDIDEVNLSSGGELFWNRMKHTGWFLSEKHDPWLAHDFYKFNIEQARNADLVIVNHALLLSDHFSGRQTLPKYAFAVIDEAHHFADSARTQGSFILSYRKLKYFLNQLGSLEKYSLLTRLAMAFPEADSLYDLDIAAMKLGEAVEEFFTLLKMQLNYARKNLQEVVLVENSEKDAWNDAIYYAAEKVLRLLQESEKNMETLLAQGKREENELGEAESAFLEEMYAFLLDWKNIVKQLEQMLHKKSPILTIYLQADKNHSISSIRLKAVLMEVEPTLGKEFFAKKESVIMTSATLTVNGKFDYLRKSLGLEKEQLVEKRIPSPFDYKENARVMIPDDMPPIKDTPIERYTAELAKYIRHIAVKTNGRMLVLFTASEMLQKTYYHMKNEKSLEEYVVLAQGVSAGSAARLTKQFQMFDKAILLGTTSFWEGIDIPGEDLSCLVIVRLPFAPMDDPYTKAQIALRKERGENAFQTYSLPEAVLRFKQGFGRLIRRESDRGIVFVFDNRVDTTRFGKTFLESIPSAPILKGNQADLLEEVSEFFKEG; this is encoded by the coding sequence ATGAAAAAGAAGCGTTATATTGTCGTTGATTTAGAAACAACAGGAAACCAAGCTTCACGAGAAGACCGCATTATTCAATTCGCTGCATGTTTTGTTGAATCTGGAAAACGCCTGGAAACATACTCCACTTTTTTAAATCCAGAAAAGCCAATTCCTGCTTTTATTCAAGAGTTAACGGGAATTTCTCCAAAAGATGTAAAAAATGCACCACTATTTGAAGATGTGGCACCAATTATTGCTAGTCTGTTAGAAGATACTATTTTCGTAGCGCATAATGTCTCGTTTGATTGGACTTTTTTAGAACGAGAAATGACACGTGCTGGAATTTCATTAGGCAAAATGAAAAAGCTAGATACTGTTGAACTTGCGCGTATTATGTATCCTGGGATTGATAGCTATAAATTACAAGACTTATCAGATGAATTTGGTCTAGGGCATGACAAACCACACCGCGCAGATAGTGATGCGGAAGTAACCGCAGATTTACTTTTATTGTTATTAGATAAACTCGAAAATTTACCACTTCCGATTATTCGGCAAATGGCAACTATTTCAGGGAGCCTAAAAAGTTACTTACCAGAGCTTTTATTTGAAATAGAAATGAAAAAAGAACGAGAAAATAAACCACTTGATCCAGCTTTTACCGAACATCGTGGTCTAGTAATTCGAAAAAAAGAGGTCAAAAAACCAACCTATAGTCGAGCAGATTTGCTTGAATTTCCTGAGACTGATGAAGCGAAAATGGCGTTATTTAAAAAAGCAGGAGCCCCACTTTATGCAAGAAGTGGTCAGTTTGAAATGATGAATCTAGTTTTCCAAGCCATGAAATCAGGAAAACATGCACTAATTGAGGCAGGAACAGGTATCGGGAAGTCATTGGGCTATTTTTTACCAGCTATTTATCAAGCTAAACAAGCTGAATTACCTGTTGTAATAAGTACATATACGAATCTACTTCAAGCACAATTATTCGAAAAAGATGTACCACTTTTAACGAAACTAACTGGTTTTGAAGTGAAAGCGAGTTTACTTAAAGGTCGGGATCACTATTTGAACTTATTTAAATTCGAACAATTGCTTCAAGAAGTCGACCCGCAATACGATGTCGTTGTAACGAAACTAAAACTACTCGTTTGGCTAACTGAAACCACAACCGGTGATATTGATGAAGTCAATTTATCGAGTGGCGGAGAGCTATTTTGGAACCGCATGAAGCATACTGGGTGGTTTTTATCTGAAAAACATGATCCGTGGTTGGCACATGATTTTTATAAATTCAACATCGAACAGGCGAGAAATGCTGATTTAGTTATTGTGAATCACGCGCTTCTTTTGAGCGACCATTTTTCTGGAAGACAGACATTGCCGAAGTATGCGTTTGCGGTCATTGATGAGGCCCACCATTTTGCTGACAGCGCTAGGACACAAGGTAGTTTTATTCTTTCCTATCGTAAACTAAAATATTTTTTAAATCAGCTTGGTTCCCTAGAAAAATATTCGTTACTTACAAGGCTAGCAATGGCTTTTCCGGAAGCTGATAGTTTATATGACTTAGATATTGCTGCGATGAAGTTAGGCGAGGCAGTAGAAGAATTTTTCACCCTCCTAAAAATGCAACTGAATTACGCACGTAAAAACTTACAAGAAGTTGTTTTAGTTGAAAATAGTGAAAAAGACGCTTGGAATGACGCGATATATTATGCTGCTGAAAAAGTACTTCGCTTACTTCAAGAATCTGAAAAAAATATGGAAACTTTACTCGCGCAAGGTAAACGAGAAGAAAATGAACTAGGTGAAGCCGAGAGCGCTTTTTTAGAAGAAATGTATGCCTTTTTACTTGATTGGAAAAATATTGTTAAACAACTAGAGCAAATGCTTCATAAAAAATCACCTATTCTAACTATCTATTTGCAAGCAGATAAAAACCATTCTATCTCTAGTATTCGTCTGAAAGCGGTACTTATGGAAGTCGAACCAACGCTTGGTAAAGAATTTTTTGCTAAAAAAGAAAGTGTCATTATGACTTCAGCAACCCTTACTGTAAATGGAAAATTTGACTATTTGCGAAAAAGTCTTGGCTTAGAAAAGGAACAGCTAGTTGAAAAACGTATTCCATCGCCTTTTGATTATAAAGAAAATGCGCGTGTGATGATACCTGATGATATGCCGCCAATTAAAGATACACCTATTGAACGTTATACGGCGGAACTAGCTAAATATATTCGTCATATAGCTGTGAAAACAAACGGGCGGATGTTAGTTCTTTTTACAGCCTCAGAAATGTTGCAAAAAACGTATTATCATATGAAAAATGAAAAATCATTAGAAGAATATGTGGTTCTCGCGCAAGGCGTTTCAGCGGGAAGCGCCGCACGTTTAACCAAACAGTTCCAAATGTTTGATAAAGCAATTTTACTTGGGACAACGAGTTTTTGGGAAGGGATTGACATTCCAGGAGAAGATTTATCATGTCTTGTGATTGTTAGGCTTCCGTTTGCGCCGATGGATGATCCCTACACGAAAGCGCAAATTGCTCTTCGAAAAGAGCGCGGTGAAAATGCATTTCAAACCTATTCCTTACCAGAAGCCGTTTTGCGTTTTAAACAAGGGTTTGGTAGGTTAATTAGACGCGAATCGGACCGCGGCATTGTTTTTGTGTTTGATAATCGGGTCGATACTACAAGATTTGGGAAAACCTTTTTGGAGTCTATTCCTAGTGCACCAATTTTAAAAGGAAATCAAGCTGATTTACTGGAAGAAGTTAGTGAATTCTTTAAGGAAGGTTAA
- the panD gene encoding aspartate 1-decarboxylase has translation MFRTMMNGKIHRATVTEANLNYVGSITIDSAILEAVDMLPNEKVQIVNNNNGARIETYIIPGEPGSGVICLNGAAARHVQVGDVVIIMSYGMFTSEEAKTHEPKIVVLDEKNHIEMILPEEKAHTTL, from the coding sequence ATGTTTAGAACTATGATGAATGGCAAAATCCACCGAGCGACTGTAACAGAAGCCAATCTGAATTATGTAGGAAGTATTACGATTGACTCTGCTATTTTAGAAGCGGTGGATATGCTTCCAAACGAAAAAGTTCAAATTGTAAATAATAATAATGGCGCAAGAATTGAAACGTATATTATCCCAGGTGAGCCAGGTAGTGGTGTGATTTGCCTAAATGGAGCTGCTGCAAGACACGTCCAAGTTGGCGATGTGGTTATTATCATGAGCTACGGGATGTTTACGTCGGAAGAAGCAAAAACACATGAACCCAAAATTGTGGTATTAGACGAAAAAAATCATATTGAAATGATTCTTCCAGAAGAAAAAGCGCATACGACTTTATAA
- the panC gene encoding pantoate--beta-alanine ligase, giving the protein MLIIRNRQELKEAILKQKKANKTIGFVPTMGFLHEGHMTLVSHARKETDFVVMSVFVNPTQFGPNEDFDAYPRDEAHDAKLAEEGGVDILFVPTVEEIYPTELATKLHVIKRVSVLDGADREGHFDGVVTVLTKLFHLVNPDNAYFGQKDAQQVAVVSGLVEDYFFPVNLRIIPTVREADGLAKSSRNVYLTETERKEAPVIHAALQLGRQLIDSGETDEAKIVQVMTDKINEQTSHEKIAYLALYSYPEFIPVTDWTKGIIIAAAVKYSKARLIDNELINVKRR; this is encoded by the coding sequence ATGTTAATCATTCGAAATAGACAAGAACTTAAAGAAGCAATTTTAAAACAAAAAAAAGCGAATAAAACAATCGGTTTCGTGCCAACAATGGGTTTTTTACATGAAGGGCATATGACGCTTGTAAGCCATGCAAGAAAAGAAACGGATTTTGTCGTTATGAGCGTTTTTGTAAATCCAACCCAATTTGGTCCTAACGAAGACTTTGACGCCTATCCACGCGATGAAGCGCACGATGCAAAACTTGCTGAAGAAGGTGGCGTCGACATTTTATTTGTGCCGACAGTTGAGGAAATCTATCCTACTGAATTAGCAACGAAATTGCACGTCATTAAACGCGTTTCTGTCCTTGATGGTGCTGACAGGGAAGGCCATTTTGACGGTGTAGTTACAGTTTTAACGAAGCTATTTCATTTAGTGAATCCAGATAATGCTTATTTTGGTCAAAAAGATGCCCAACAAGTAGCGGTAGTTTCCGGCCTTGTAGAAGATTACTTTTTCCCGGTGAATTTGCGAATCATTCCTACAGTTAGAGAGGCTGATGGACTTGCGAAGAGTTCGCGAAATGTCTACCTCACAGAAACCGAACGTAAAGAAGCGCCAGTTATTCACGCTGCTTTACAACTTGGTCGGCAATTAATTGATTCTGGCGAGACAGATGAAGCGAAAATAGTGCAAGTTATGACAGACAAAATTAATGAGCAAACATCTCACGAGAAAATCGCCTATCTAGCGTTATATTCTTATCCTGAATTTATTCCAGTAACAGATTGGACTAAGGGCATAATTATAGCTGCGGCAGTGAAATATTCGAAAGCTCGTTTAATCGATAATGAATTAATAAATGTGAAGAGGCGGTAA
- the panB gene encoding 3-methyl-2-oxobutanoate hydroxymethyltransferase, with the protein MKKPVDFFAMKENGEKITMITAYDYPSAKNVEQAEADMILVGDSLGMVVLGYDSTVPVTMNDMIHHTKAVKRGAPNTFVVTDMPFMTYHGSVDETIQNARKIIQESGAHAVKLEGAGEVVNKIARLTEAGAPVVAHLGLTPQSVGLTGSYKVRAKSVQEAQELIDNALAVEAAGAIAIVLEAIPRQLAEKVTKALTIPTIGIGAGLETDGQVLVYHDIIGYGINRRAKFVKAYADIDETIEPALKNYVNDVKELAFPEVKHSFTMAEEDLKGLYGRE; encoded by the coding sequence ATGAAAAAACCAGTAGACTTTTTTGCTATGAAGGAAAACGGAGAAAAAATCACGATGATTACCGCTTACGATTATCCTTCTGCTAAGAATGTAGAACAAGCAGAAGCAGATATGATTTTAGTTGGTGATTCACTTGGAATGGTAGTATTAGGCTACGATTCAACTGTACCAGTAACAATGAATGATATGATTCATCATACGAAAGCTGTGAAACGAGGGGCGCCAAATACTTTTGTTGTAACGGATATGCCTTTTATGACTTATCACGGCTCAGTAGATGAAACTATTCAAAACGCACGTAAGATTATTCAAGAGAGCGGCGCACATGCTGTAAAACTAGAAGGCGCAGGAGAAGTTGTTAACAAAATTGCTCGTTTGACAGAAGCCGGTGCACCAGTTGTCGCTCATCTTGGCTTAACGCCACAAAGTGTTGGCTTAACGGGAAGCTATAAAGTTCGCGCTAAATCAGTTCAAGAAGCGCAAGAGTTGATTGACAATGCGTTAGCGGTTGAGGCAGCAGGAGCTATTGCTATTGTTCTTGAGGCAATTCCTCGTCAGCTAGCTGAAAAAGTAACTAAGGCACTTACTATTCCAACTATTGGTATTGGAGCTGGTTTAGAAACAGACGGTCAAGTACTTGTATACCACGATATAATCGGTTATGGTATCAATCGCCGAGCAAAATTTGTGAAAGCTTATGCGGATATTGACGAAACTATTGAACCAGCACTTAAAAACTATGTGAATGACGTAAAAGAACTAGCGTTTCCAGAAGTGAAACATAGCTTTACAATGGCCGAAGAAGACTTAAAAGGCCTTTATGGAAGGGAATAG
- a CDS encoding thioredoxin family protein, which produces MKKIILLLALFTVVLTLGACGDNKKETEEKTKQTEKESATFLNTISTKDFKQKMADKTTGFVYVGRPTCEDCQAFQPILKKELEKRQPDQKMAYYNTDKASEKSRDDMIALLKKMDIDSVPTMVYLKDGKVASTYAATDEPAKLTNWMNKVSGEVSE; this is translated from the coding sequence ATGAAAAAAATTATATTACTATTAGCACTGTTTACCGTAGTTCTCACTCTAGGGGCATGTGGTGATAATAAAAAAGAAACAGAAGAGAAAACAAAGCAAACCGAAAAAGAGAGTGCAACCTTTTTAAATACAATTTCCACGAAAGACTTTAAACAAAAAATGGCGGACAAAACAACTGGCTTTGTTTATGTTGGGCGTCCAACTTGCGAAGACTGCCAAGCGTTCCAACCTATTTTAAAGAAAGAACTTGAAAAAAGACAACCAGATCAAAAAATGGCTTATTACAATACTGACAAAGCATCTGAAAAAAGCCGAGATGATATGATTGCGCTTTTAAAAAAGATGGACATTGATTCCGTTCCGACAATGGTATATTTAAAGGACGGTAAAGTAGCATCTACTTATGCTGCAACAGATGAACCAGCGAAGTTAACTAATTGGATGAATAAAGTGAGCGGAGAGGTTTCAGAGTAA